CAGACGTTGGGGTTGATTTCTCtaaaaaaggtatgggtttttctCATTGAGATTTTAGAGTTTTTTGGTTTCAATCAAGATTCTTGGGAGTttctctaaactaatttttttgggggtttcttgtttcaaaatttttctggtttggggtttttttttagggattctTCAGAGCACACCCGAAGTTATTTTTGAGAGCTGGTGTGCTGTTTTAGTACCTCCATGGGATAGTTctacataaaaaagaaaaaaagaaaaaaaaaagagaaactcTTGCCACACCAACAAGAGAAACTCTTGCCACAAATATAAATCAAGAAATGCATAAAAAGATAGCTTTTTGTGTTATGCGTGGCATCACCTGATTGGATTTGAATAGATAGTCATCGTATTCACCCGATTCCATATTTCCATGCCTATACCTCACTAATGCGAGAAcgagttttaatttatgaactttGTTCTTGATAGGTCAAAAAAGTTTCAATCTATGACctatctattatttttttccgTCACTTTTCAGCTTAAattatgagattaaaagttgtaaaaattGTTGCAACGTAGAACAGAAGCAAGTCTTCTAGTTCCAGTTACTTTCTTATAAAAGCCAGACACTGAATAGGAGCACACCTGAAGTTATTTTAGCAATTCTAGTTATAAACTACTTAGTTATATAATTAGCTTTTAGACTGTTTTCCCTGTGCTGTTTTCCCTGTGCTGATTTGGTGGACTCTCGGGTTGGGCTAGAACTTTAGTTTTGGGTTGAATACTGACCTGGGGACATTATCCCCCTTGCTCTGTTTGATGTTCATAGTTTTCTTAtgttttaataagaaaactatataaattattgtagcgataaattattgtaaaattctCAAcgatataaatttattatattcgGTTACTTAATTTTGCAAGTAACTTATTCCTCAAAAAGATGCTCAAATTATTTTGCTTCTTGCAGCTTGATCTAAAAACTTTATCCGTTACAATCCGTTTCTTACGGGCCAAATCTCCTGAGCAACAGGCAGCTGTGGACTTGGACACCCACTACTCAGAGGTAAAAGATGCTCTCAGTTTTGTCTAGAGTTTTGCTATTTATGTATTTGGATGTTCAACTGGTGAAAAAAACTGTTTTATTTGAACATTTAGTGGAAGATAATCTTGATATTCGTTTTACAATTTCTTTGGGATATACTTGAGAAACATATACTGTTTGTTGGCCATGAAAGAATTGCCTAGTATGTCTCTGCCTGTGGAGCAATTTTAATCTAGGactaatctttaattttttatttttattctaggACTAATCTTATAGGTTGCAAACAGTATAGCTAACTGCTTGtctttctgtctctcttttgcAAGCTAAATTTGATAAAATCAGTCTTTTTTTAGTTCTTCATTTGAGAATAATTTGTGGGAAATCGgtttaaattttggtttatttttgaattctgttgAATACTTATTATTTCTAAGGTTGAATTCCATGTGGGTTTTATCTTGTGTTTGAGGTTTGAGGTTTGATTTTCTGAGGTTTGAGGTTTTATCTTGTGTTTGAGGTTTGAGGTTTGAGGTTGAATACTTATTATTTCTACGGTTGAATTCCATGTTCTCAATTCTGTTGCTTTGAGGtttgattttattgtgtttgtacATGAACTGGTCAATGAATTAGACCATAAGGGTGCTTGGTTGTGATTTTGGAATTTGATTAACTCTGTGCAGTTAAATGAATTTTGGTTGTTGTATTGGCTGTGAGTTTCCTTGATTCTGTGTTAATATAAGTACAAATGCATATGAGTTTtacttgagagttgagagtttTGTTGATAATGTTAGTGTTTTAGACATGGATGGATCATGTGTCAATGGGGACGGTTGGTATTCTTTGTGTTTTCAGCGAGTTGTACTCTTAAATCTATGTTAAAcaatgccttttcttttttgttttcaattttgttgcttATTAGTGCTGCTTCTAAATTACTTTGATATTTGTTAGGTGATGGactcacaaaatcaaaatcccttCTTCCTTGACATTTTACAAGACAATGAACAaggttttgagtcttttgacagTAGTAATTTGATGTCCACTCCGCATTCAGACGTCAATGTCCATCAATCTCCACCCCAAGTTGAAATGAGATAATCTATACCCCCCATtgcaaaaaaatcaactactaAGAGAGGTCAACGAGGAATCAACTTCACCATAGATGAAGACATTAAGCTAGTGTCGGCGTGGCTCAATGTTAGCTTAGATGCCGTGACATCGACGGACCAAAAACACACAACATTTTGGGAGAGAATTTGGTCTACCTTCCataatgacaaaaaatttaacCGCACCAAGGATTCTTTAAATAGTCGATGGTCAACAATTCAAAGGGAGACCAACAAGTTTTGTAGATGCTTGGCCCAAATTGAGAACCGAAATGAAAGTGGTAAAACTGAGCATGGCAAGTTATTTCAACTCAACATCTAATATGTATTGTACATCAAAACACTTTTAGTTTTATGATTctcattattttcaattttttacttttgtagaTTGAAGATGCAAAAACTATGTATCAAATTAATTGCAAAAATGCATTTCAATTGGAACATTGTTGGAGAATTTTGAGGAATGAAGCTAAGTGGTTGATTCTAAGAGATAGTTTGAAGGCCCGCAGAAGACAACCAGCCACACGACTAGCCACACAACCAGCCACATAATCTTTTACAAGCTCAAAAAATGTAGATGAAGATAATGATGAGATGAACTCCGGCGAAACCTTGGAGAGACCCATAGGCAAGAAGGCTGAAAaggagaaattaaagaaaagaaagaattatgATGACATGGTCCCAACACTTTCCTCCCAATTGGACGAAATcaaggaagaaaagagaagaatgcatgaggagaaaaaggaaagtATGCGCATTGCATTAGAAGAACGAAGAGAGGCAATGCGCATTGCATTTGAAGAACGAAGAGAGTTGATTCGTATCAACGAAGAGAAGAATGAAgtagaaaagaggaaaatggaAGATGAACTTATAATGAAAGATACAAGAACCATGGATCCTGAGCAAAAAGAATATATTCGTCTATGTCGTTTGGAAATCTTGGAGAGGTTAAGGTCTAAATATACATCATAATGGAATATTATTATTGACAATATCTAATCAAGTAATTTTTTGTATAGTGCAAAGATACTAGCACATAGTTGACATAGATGATTTGATGTTAGACATCTCTTTTGTAGTATTTACTTGTGCAAGGAACATGATTATTCAATCTCTAATCATGttagatatatttttgtagTCTTCACTTGTGTAAGGAAATAGATGCaatgttataaattttgtattgtGCACGAACAATAGCACTTgattattcaatttaatttgtGATTCTGTTCTTGTCATTCTGTTTTGGGTGAAGCAATGTCTCTGTTGAAGGTGGTTGTACTTGCTGATTTTATTGGTTGTAAATGTTATTTGAATGTAAATATGCTATTTTATTGGTTGCTGATTTTATTAgttgtatatgctatttttctgcactttctCAACAGGTGGCTGTACTTGCATTGtgtcatttttctgcataatgttatttttctgcataattatttttctgcataatgttatttttctgcatagtgttatttttctgcataatgttatttttctgcataatttttttctgcatagtgttatttttctgcataatgttatttttctgcaattTCTCAACAGGTGGCTATACTTGCATAGtgttatttttatgcataattatttttctgcatgatgttatttttctgcaccTTCTGCACTTTAGGCTACATATACTGATTTACTAAGCAAATAAGCTTTGTTGAATAGCTACAGTTGTGTTAAAAATGACCAATGATTAGGATAGTATCTAGTGTAAGTTTACAACTAAACTTGAGTTGACAAACTTACCTAAGGGTTTGTCAACTTATATACGGCTTTTTGttgtctcaattttttggaaACTTAGTAATATTAaacttagaaaatttcaaattccaacGAAGGTTCACATTAAATAAAAGTAGTAATgcttagaaatttagaattacAACTTCCTACGACTGGCCTTGTAGTTGCCATAGATGCTCAACGAGATCTGCTTGAAGTTGAGAATGAATTCCTCTATCTTTAATGGAATTATGACGTTCAATGAACTGCATAAGGTTACAAGTGGGATTATGTGACACCGGTTCGGGTCCATTATCGTTGATTTGATCATAATCAAAGTCATTTGCTCCAAGGTAAGTATGTCACTCATCTTCAACGATCATATTATGCAATATTATACATGCCATCATAATGTCCTTAAGCGTTTCAAGGTGGAAAAAACGTGTAGGCCCACGCACAATTGCAAATCGCGCTTGAAGTACTCCAAATGCACGTTCGACATCCTTCCTGACCGCCTCTTGTGCAGAAGCAAAATGTTGTCTTTTACGGTCTTGTGGTGCTAGAATTGTTTTGACAAATGTTGCCCATGATGGATATATACCATCTGCAAAATAGTaccccatcaaatagttattACCATTTATCGAGTAATTAACCGGAGGAGCACGCCCTTCAGCAAgcttagaaaatacaaaagacCGCTCTAGGACATTGATGTCATTGTGAGACCCCGGTAACCCAAAAAATGCATGCCATATCCAAAGGTCATACGACGCCACGATTTCCAAAATTATCATTGGATCACGTGTATGACCAATATATTAACCTTTCCACTTACTTGGACAATTATTCAATTTCCAATGCATGCAATTGATGCTCCCTAGCATTCCTGGAAATCCACGATGTTGGCCAACCGCTAACAACCTTGCAATGTCATTGTTGTTTGGTGACCTCAAGTACTCTTCAGAAAAGATTGAAACTACcgctttaacaaatttttttaagctttttattGCAGTGGTTTCTCCAATCCTTATGTATTCATCCATGAAATCAGCCGACACTCCATAAGCAAGCATTCTGATTGCAGCGGTCATCTTTTGAAGGGAAGACAACCTAAGTGTGTTAGCcgcatttcttttttgaacaaaatatgGTTCAGTAGCTTCAACTCTTGAATGGATACGTAGAAAAAGAGAACGACTCATTCGAAACCTCCTTCGAAATACATTAGGAGGATACACTGgtgtttcaacaaaataatcatGGAAAAGCCTATCATGACCTTGCAAAGGATTACGCCAGATGAACCTGCGAGGTTGAACCGAACGACGACGTGATGTTGATGCTCCTTCATTCTTTAATTCTTCTATGGCAATTGCTAGAGTAAGTTCcatctcatcatcatcagaagatgAGTCAAATGGGGGCTCatcatttggaaaaataaaatcaatgtcATAATGGAAATCCAttaagagagaacaaaaaccGAATGGAATAGATAATTTTGTAGAAGTGGGTGGAGATTAGAGAGAAAATGGTCATATTTATAGAGCAAGAATGTGACTTgagtttgaatttcaaaattttgacctttaggtttgaatttaccattgggtttaaagttaaaaaatatgacctttaggtttgaatttaccattggatttaaagtttaaaaaaaaatatgacctttaggtttgaatttatcattgggtttaaagttaaaaaaaatatgatctttaggtttgaatttaccattggttttaaagttaaaaaaaaaaaaatgacatttaggtttgaatttaccattgggtttaaagttaaaaaatatgacctttaggtttgaatttactattgggtttaaagttaaaaaaaatatgacctttatgtttgaatttaccattggatttaaagttaaaagaaatatgacctttaggtttgaatttatcattgggtttaaagttaaaaaaaaatatgatctttaggtttgaatttaccattgggtttaaagttaaaaaaaaaaatatatatatatatatatatatatatatatatgacatttaggtttgaatttaccattgggtttaaagttaaaaagtatgacctttaggtttgaatttaccattgggtctaaagttaaaaaaaaaaaaaaaatatgaccattaggtttgaatttatcattgagtttaaagttaaaaaaaatatgacctttaggtttgaattaggtttgaatttaccattgggtttaaagttacaaaatatgacctttaggtttgaatttaccattggatttaaagtttaaaaaatatgacatttatgtttgaatttaccattgggtttaaagttaggtttgaatttaccgtttgaatttcaaaattatgaCTGGtggatataacaataaaaattatgaccgttgggtcaaaaaaaaaaaaaagtatgaccGTTGATTGGAGACATCGATTCGACAGCATCAGTTAGGTCACTGATTCTAGCAATACGGTGGTTGGAGACATCGATTCGGCGGCGGTCGTCAGAGACACTATTACAACAATCGGCCCACCGGTGATGGCGGTACAATGGTAGGAGACACCAATCCGGTGGGCCATCAGACCTCCACCACAAGCAGCTCCATTGGCCGAGCCACCGGTGTTGGTAGTTtacttaaaatataagtttaaatttaaaaagtataaccattagggaaaataataaaaaattgatgaataatgaatattttattaaaaagtcttgtaaaatagataaactgatgtgggtgttttgtaaaagtgatggtataaaatagaaaaagtaggttttttgtgtaaaataaacGGAATCTTTTCCACGAACTAATGTGATTGCTTTTACATGACATAATattggcaaaaatggcccattaccatcaattttcaaaataatttgcccagaaacactgtttccaaactatatagcaatgtaccacttttttgggtactcgagcttggtgagctcgagtaccatgtttttttaatccactgtcgccccatattcaaggagccctatagtggcgtttttaagccctatagtgacgttttcgggacctatagcggcgtttttaagctcccataccaggttaaggggccctatagtgacgttttcgggccctatagcggcgttttcctgcaaaaaaattttttataagtcctcATAACaagttcaaggggccctatagtggcgtttttaagccctatagcggcgttttcctgcaaattttttttattaagtccccataacaggttaaggggccctatagtggcgtttcttggcccgaaaacgtcactatagggattagaaacgccactatagggctccttgaatatggggcgatagtggattaaaaaaacatggtactcgagcttggcaagctcgagtacctaaaaaagtggtatattgctatatagtttggaaacagtgtttctgggcaaattattttgaaaattgatggtaatgggccatttttgcccatAATATTAACATAATATATGACGTATGACCCCATTCTTTATCAGGCCAGGCCTATGGTGGCTGGACTGCGTCAGAAAACTCAGACGTTTGCCACGCTACCACCAATACTATTTGCCTTTTAGAACAAGGTCGCAATTGTTGGGCTATTGAATctgattttgtttaattttaatacCATTGCTTACGAGTTGTATTCAATAAAGGAATGCAATATTTAATGGGCTGCGTGAACATATAGAAACTCAAAGCTTCCAAATAGACTCAGTTTTCTTATCGATGAGTAAGAATGATTACAAGCAACTGAGAATAGATAGAATATATTTTATCCCTTATATACAAAAtctggaaaaagaaagaagcaaaactAGCTAACTTCCCTGATTTAGCGGGAAAACTGTTTTAATCTAACTTTTATTTACAAGCCAAGAGGTCTAAATTCATAGGAAAATGTTATGTTGATACGCTAGAAATTAGAACTAATCTGTCTAAATGATACGGCAGCGTTTCACTAAAGCAT
This DNA window, taken from Quercus robur chromosome 2, dhQueRobu3.1, whole genome shotgun sequence, encodes the following:
- the LOC126704472 gene encoding uncharacterized protein LOC126704472, yielding MDFHYDIDFIFPNDEPPFDSSSDDDEMELTLAIAIEELKNEGASTSRRRSVQPRRFIWRNPLQGHDRLFHDYFVETPVYPPNVFRRRFRMSRSLFLRIHSRVEATEPYFVQKRNAANTLRLSSLQKMTAAIRMLAYGVSADFMDEYIRIGETTAIKSLKKFVKAVVSIFSEEYLRSPNNNDIARLLAVGQHRGFPGMLGSINCMHWKLNNCPNGIYPSWATFVKTILAPQDRKRQHFASAQEAVRKDVERAFGVLQARFAIVRGPTRFFHLETLKDIMMACIILHNMIVEDE